Proteins from a single region of Candidatus Delongbacteria bacterium:
- the recC gene encoding exodeoxyribonuclease V subunit gamma, which produces MIHVVQEARGESLFDRLAEDLAAAPPGPAAREVVIVESVGMARRLPLELAARLGGVAGLHTPFPARFLWEELLHPAGAADDARSPWEPEALAWRIAALLPACLEGPGSEAVARLLERDRTGSLRHGLARRLAGLFDQYLVYRPRWLLDWEGHPDAARLPGGESPPDSPTLIWQRQLWRRLRRALAQPHRANLQADWLAALERSGPPAGLPPRLSLFALGNLPPAQLDLFEALARHLPVRLYLLNPSREYWGDLPGRRPRQALDEAEGRAPLLATCGSELGAWIDELLERDAEFSGPRDEPPAPRTLLEHLQSSLFHVSPLPDPPPRDDSLQFHSCHSPQRQAEVLLDCLLDLFEREPGLSPGDILVLCPELESVRPAFEAVFSSQEPTRQIPWRVLGPAAGRGLGVVLAELLQLAGGRWESGRVLAPLQCAALRRRQGLDGDALALALDWCRAAGIRWGWDAEARGRLGLPAVDEHGWRAGLDRLLLGYAMSRDSLVEGLVALPAAGEQPERLQAFLEWLQVLRRFEAGSESPRTPEDWTRWLLEWLPRFFSPDEDEERELQELRERLLAGEAAARAGGAAEVLPFACARDFLLRTLAGDEGIRGGGFDGRLTLAPMLACRGLPARVVVLLGLDDTVFPRPSRRDELDLCLGAARRGDRQPRLQDRALFLEALGSARDNLLLFWTGRDVQENRRRPPSTVVSELLDLLGDPAGRVREHALQAFSPAAFSPQARPAGHHPGWGRAALRLDRARREPAELRASHPLLGELDLPEPAAELTLEELEAFQTNPARSLLRRAGLSLPWDGGHPAEEEPFASDRPTLGRLRHTLLRWAGQGLPEDEQEPRLRAAGLLPWGHPGRAELLAGRREVQDLLARRTLVLQGEVLPEVRDVELRIDGFMLRASLPAPAPRRVECWARRRAGSALGTPWLRHLAWSAQGGAGVTRLIFLDEELELPVVADPRARLREWLEAWRLGQRAWLPWLPAVSESLALECLQAQGEGREPDLEKEWYRQREYLWEDPWLQTVLGGADPFTHPGIAPRLAEWALRLGAPLQEALA; this is translated from the coding sequence ATGATCCACGTGGTGCAGGAAGCCCGCGGTGAATCCCTCTTCGACCGCCTGGCCGAGGATCTGGCCGCCGCGCCGCCCGGGCCCGCCGCCCGGGAGGTGGTGATCGTCGAATCCGTGGGCATGGCCCGGCGCCTGCCGCTGGAGCTGGCCGCCCGCCTGGGTGGAGTGGCCGGCCTGCACACGCCTTTTCCGGCCCGCTTCCTCTGGGAGGAGCTCCTGCACCCGGCCGGTGCGGCCGATGACGCGCGCTCGCCCTGGGAGCCCGAGGCCCTCGCCTGGCGGATCGCCGCCCTGCTGCCCGCCTGCCTGGAGGGTCCGGGTTCCGAGGCCGTCGCCCGGCTGCTGGAGCGGGACCGGACCGGCAGCCTGCGCCACGGGCTGGCCCGCCGCCTGGCCGGCCTCTTCGACCAGTACCTCGTCTACCGGCCGCGCTGGCTGCTGGACTGGGAAGGTCACCCCGACGCCGCGCGCCTGCCCGGCGGGGAGTCGCCGCCCGACTCGCCCACGCTGATCTGGCAGCGCCAGCTCTGGCGGCGCCTGCGCCGGGCGCTGGCCCAGCCCCACCGCGCCAACCTGCAGGCGGACTGGCTGGCCGCCCTCGAGCGCTCTGGCCCGCCCGCCGGACTGCCGCCGCGCCTGAGCCTGTTCGCCCTGGGCAATCTGCCCCCCGCCCAGCTGGACCTGTTCGAGGCCCTCGCCCGCCACCTGCCCGTGCGCCTCTACCTGCTCAATCCCTCCCGCGAGTACTGGGGCGACTTGCCGGGCCGCCGGCCCCGCCAGGCCCTGGACGAGGCCGAGGGGCGCGCACCCCTGCTGGCCACCTGCGGCAGCGAGCTGGGAGCCTGGATCGACGAGCTGCTCGAGCGCGACGCCGAGTTCAGCGGCCCGCGGGACGAGCCGCCGGCCCCGCGCACCCTGCTGGAGCACCTGCAGTCCAGCCTGTTCCACGTGAGTCCGCTGCCCGATCCGCCGCCCCGGGATGACAGCCTGCAATTCCACTCCTGCCACTCGCCCCAGCGCCAGGCGGAGGTCCTGCTGGACTGCCTGCTGGACCTGTTCGAGCGCGAGCCCGGGCTCAGCCCGGGCGACATCCTGGTGCTCTGCCCCGAGCTGGAAAGCGTCCGGCCGGCTTTCGAGGCGGTCTTCTCCAGCCAGGAACCCACGCGGCAGATCCCCTGGCGCGTCCTGGGACCCGCCGCGGGGCGTGGCCTGGGCGTGGTGCTGGCCGAACTGCTGCAGCTGGCCGGCGGGCGCTGGGAGAGCGGGCGCGTGCTCGCCCCGCTGCAATGCGCGGCGCTGCGCCGGCGCCAGGGGCTGGACGGGGACGCTCTGGCCCTGGCCCTGGACTGGTGTCGCGCGGCGGGCATCCGCTGGGGCTGGGATGCCGAGGCCCGCGGGCGGCTGGGGCTGCCGGCGGTGGACGAACACGGCTGGCGCGCCGGCCTGGATCGCCTGCTGCTGGGCTACGCCATGTCCCGGGACAGTCTGGTGGAAGGTCTGGTGGCCCTGCCGGCCGCCGGCGAGCAGCCCGAGCGCCTGCAGGCTTTCCTCGAGTGGCTGCAGGTCTTGCGCCGCTTCGAGGCCGGGAGCGAATCCCCCCGCACGCCGGAGGATTGGACGCGCTGGCTGCTGGAGTGGCTGCCGCGCTTCTTCTCCCCGGACGAGGACGAGGAGCGCGAACTGCAGGAGCTGCGCGAGCGCCTGCTGGCCGGCGAGGCCGCCGCGCGGGCCGGTGGGGCCGCCGAAGTCCTGCCCTTCGCCTGTGCCCGGGACTTCCTGCTCCGCACCCTGGCCGGGGACGAGGGCATCCGCGGCGGCGGTTTCGACGGCCGGCTGACCCTGGCCCCCATGCTGGCCTGCCGCGGCCTGCCCGCCCGGGTGGTCGTGCTGCTGGGCCTGGACGACACGGTCTTTCCGCGTCCCAGCCGCCGGGATGAGCTGGACCTCTGCCTGGGCGCCGCGCGGCGGGGGGATCGCCAGCCCCGGCTGCAGGACCGCGCGCTCTTCCTGGAGGCGCTGGGCAGCGCGCGGGACAACCTGCTGCTGTTCTGGACCGGACGCGACGTGCAGGAGAATCGCCGCCGGCCGCCCTCCACGGTGGTCAGCGAGCTGCTGGACCTGCTGGGCGATCCCGCCGGGCGCGTGCGTGAGCACGCCCTGCAGGCCTTCAGCCCCGCGGCCTTCTCCCCGCAGGCCCGGCCGGCGGGCCACCATCCCGGCTGGGGCCGGGCCGCCCTGCGTCTGGACCGGGCCCGGCGCGAACCGGCGGAGCTGCGGGCCAGCCATCCGCTGCTGGGTGAGCTGGATCTGCCCGAACCCGCCGCCGAGCTCACGCTGGAGGAACTGGAGGCTTTCCAGACGAATCCAGCCCGCAGCCTGCTGCGCCGGGCGGGGCTCAGCCTGCCCTGGGACGGCGGCCATCCGGCCGAGGAGGAACCCTTCGCCAGCGACCGCCCCACGCTGGGGCGACTGCGCCACACCCTGCTCCGCTGGGCCGGGCAGGGACTGCCGGAGGATGAGCAGGAGCCCAGGCTGCGGGCCGCCGGCCTGCTGCCCTGGGGCCATCCCGGCCGCGCCGAGTTGCTGGCCGGGCGGCGCGAGGTGCAGGATCTGCTGGCGCGCCGCACGCTGGTCCTGCAGGGCGAGGTCCTGCCGGAGGTCCGCGACGTGGAGCTGCGGATTGATGGGTTCATGCTGCGGGCCAGCCTGCCGGCTCCCGCGCCCCGCCGCGTGGAGTGTTGGGCCCGGCGTCGCGCCGGCTCGGCCCTTGGCACGCCCTGGCTGCGCCATCTGGCCTGGAGCGCCCAGGGCGGCGCCGGTGTCACACGCTTGATCTTCCTGGACGAGGAGCTGGAGTTGCCCGTCGTGGCGGACCCCCGCGCGCGGCTGCGGGAGTGGCTGGAGGCTTGGCGACTGGGACAGCGGGCTTGGCTGCCGTGGCTGCCCGCCGTCAGCGAGTCGCTGGCCCTGGAGTGCCTGCAGGCGCAGGGCGAGGGGCGCGAGCCCGATCTGGAGAAAGAGTGGTACCGGCAGCGCGAGTACCTCTGGGAGGATCCGTGGCTGCAGACCGTGCTGGGCGGCGCGGATCCCTTCACCCACCCGGGGATCGCGCCCCGACTGGCGGAGTGGGCGCTGCGGCTGGGCGCCCCGCTGCAGGAGGCCCTCGCATGA
- a CDS encoding SulP family inorganic anion transporter, with translation MPRRSLTRLLRDEFAGYNLGIFRLDLMAGLTVAAVALPLALAFGVASGASAAAGLVTAILAGLVIGGLSGAPYQISGPTGAMSAVLILLAQRYGLEGVWLAGLLSGALLLIIGLLRMGRFIAFIPAPVITGFTSGIGLIIAIGQLDNFLGTQTPAHENSLLKLLGYFQGGWSPDLPTLFLGLLVTGLMLFWPQRWGARVPASLVGLVAATGLAWLFNWQVATIGVIPTSPLLPERLSLANIPWEHLSDFIYPALTITALGAVESLLCGMVASNMTGVRLQANQELVAQGVGNLLIPFLGGVPATAAIARTSVGIKSGGRTRMTSIVHAVGLLLSMLLLAPLMARVPLAALSGVLLVTAWRMNEWGAIRFIFGRRFKTAMLAYSVTLVATISLDLTQAIVISTFMAGAIFLSQIASLDIEVQPVDPDKLRARGIEVSGRCQHVRVAFVTGPLFFAAVGNFNEAFAGLGPTQTLILSMRGVPLIDTAGLEAITHVREHLRKTGGQLMLAGVHDRVRVMMERGGVLDQIGRENLFWSSDQAIIEAERRGCPYCARPAVWTWRGAPDRRLYEEGPDDRELLDDDDES, from the coding sequence ATGCCCCGCCGCAGCCTCACCCGCCTGCTCCGCGACGAATTCGCCGGCTACAACCTCGGCATCTTCCGCCTGGACCTGATGGCCGGACTCACCGTGGCCGCGGTGGCGCTGCCGCTGGCCCTGGCCTTCGGCGTGGCCTCGGGCGCCTCGGCGGCGGCGGGCCTGGTCACGGCCATCCTGGCCGGCCTGGTGATCGGCGGACTCTCCGGCGCGCCCTACCAGATCAGCGGTCCCACCGGCGCCATGAGCGCCGTGCTGATCCTGCTGGCCCAGCGCTACGGGCTGGAGGGCGTCTGGCTGGCCGGCCTGCTCTCGGGCGCGCTGCTGCTGATCATCGGCCTGCTGCGGATGGGACGCTTCATCGCCTTCATCCCGGCGCCGGTGATCACGGGCTTCACCAGCGGCATCGGGCTGATCATCGCCATCGGGCAGCTGGACAATTTCCTGGGCACCCAGACGCCGGCTCACGAGAATTCCCTGCTCAAGCTGCTGGGCTACTTCCAGGGCGGCTGGAGCCCCGACCTGCCCACGCTCTTCCTGGGCCTGCTGGTGACGGGCCTGATGCTGTTCTGGCCCCAGCGCTGGGGCGCGCGCGTGCCCGCCAGCCTGGTGGGGCTGGTGGCGGCCACGGGTCTGGCCTGGCTCTTCAACTGGCAGGTGGCGACCATCGGGGTCATCCCCACCTCGCCGCTGCTGCCCGAGCGACTCAGCCTGGCCAACATCCCCTGGGAGCACCTGTCGGACTTCATCTACCCCGCGCTGACCATCACGGCGCTGGGGGCCGTGGAATCGCTGCTCTGCGGGATGGTGGCCTCCAACATGACCGGCGTGCGCCTGCAGGCCAACCAGGAACTGGTGGCCCAGGGAGTGGGAAACCTGCTGATCCCCTTCCTGGGCGGCGTGCCCGCCACGGCGGCCATCGCGCGCACCAGCGTGGGCATCAAGTCCGGCGGGCGCACGCGCATGACCAGCATCGTGCACGCCGTGGGCCTGCTGCTCAGCATGCTCCTGCTGGCGCCGCTGATGGCCCGGGTGCCGCTGGCGGCGCTCTCCGGCGTGCTGCTGGTCACCGCCTGGCGGATGAACGAATGGGGCGCCATCCGCTTCATCTTCGGGCGGCGTTTCAAGACGGCCATGCTGGCCTATTCGGTGACGCTGGTGGCCACCATCTCGCTGGATCTCACCCAAGCCATTGTGATCAGCACCTTCATGGCCGGGGCGATCTTCCTCAGCCAGATCGCCAGCCTGGACATCGAAGTGCAGCCGGTGGATCCTGACAAGCTGCGCGCCCGGGGCATCGAGGTCTCAGGCAGGTGCCAGCACGTGCGCGTGGCTTTCGTGACAGGTCCGCTCTTCTTCGCGGCGGTGGGCAACTTCAACGAGGCCTTCGCCGGACTGGGCCCGACCCAGACCCTGATCCTCTCCATGCGCGGCGTGCCGCTCATCGACACGGCGGGACTGGAGGCCATCACCCACGTGCGTGAACACCTGCGCAAGACCGGCGGGCAGCTGATGCTGGCGGGCGTGCACGACCGGGTGCGCGTCATGATGGAGCGCGGCGGGGTTCTGGACCAGATCGGCCGGGAGAACCTCTTCTGGAGCAGCGACCAGGCCATCATCGAGGCCGAGCGCCGCGGCTGTCCCTATTGCGCCCGGCCGGCCGTCTGGACCTGGCGCGGCGCGCCGGACCGGCGGCTCTACGAGGAAGGCCCCGACGACAGGGAGCTGCTGGACGACGACGACGAGTCGTAG
- a CDS encoding metalloregulator ArsR/SmtB family transcription factor, which produces MTESTGLIVARALADPARLAVLRALLERPHYVEELAGRLGLAASTLVFHLKKLEEAGLVSKSREQYFSMYSVCWPPLERPLLELVTGGEGADRRERERLAGYCRRVLQTFAPAGRVERLPVQQKKRRLLLEEFAALLEPGREYPERALNELFAVHHADYCTVRRELVDAGLLLREQQVYRLNPAWTPAGPSWLREMAAGPAPARNPEAGPAAAGVYCITHLASGRRFIARASGVESRLRSQRAQLELGLHRCAALQEDWSREGAAAFRLEVLATLEPAEESAFQRGRRLSALEREWRVRLDCPGDYDSSSSSSSSLSSGPSS; this is translated from the coding sequence ATGACGGAATCCACCGGTCTGATCGTGGCGCGGGCCCTGGCCGACCCGGCGCGTCTGGCGGTCCTGCGCGCGCTGCTGGAGCGTCCCCACTACGTCGAGGAACTGGCCGGACGGCTGGGCCTGGCCGCCTCCACCCTGGTCTTCCATCTGAAAAAGCTGGAGGAGGCGGGCCTGGTGAGCAAAAGCCGCGAGCAGTACTTCAGCATGTACTCGGTCTGCTGGCCCCCGCTGGAGCGGCCGCTGCTCGAGCTGGTCACCGGCGGCGAGGGCGCGGATCGCCGGGAGCGCGAGCGCCTGGCCGGCTATTGCCGGCGCGTGCTGCAGACCTTCGCCCCCGCGGGCCGGGTGGAGCGCCTGCCCGTCCAGCAGAAAAAGCGCCGGCTGCTGCTGGAGGAGTTCGCCGCGCTGCTGGAGCCGGGGCGCGAATATCCGGAGCGCGCGCTGAACGAGCTGTTCGCCGTCCACCACGCCGACTACTGCACCGTGCGACGGGAGCTGGTGGACGCCGGACTGCTGCTGCGCGAGCAGCAGGTCTACCGGCTCAATCCGGCCTGGACCCCGGCGGGACCGTCCTGGCTGCGGGAGATGGCCGCCGGACCCGCCCCGGCCCGGAACCCGGAGGCGGGGCCGGCCGCCGCCGGCGTGTATTGTATCACGCACCTGGCCAGCGGTCGGCGCTTCATCGCCCGGGCCAGCGGCGTGGAGAGCCGGCTGCGCTCCCAGCGCGCCCAGCTGGAACTGGGACTGCACCGCTGCGCGGCCCTGCAGGAGGATTGGAGTCGGGAAGGGGCGGCGGCCTTTCGCCTGGAGGTGCTGGCCACCCTGGAGCCGGCCGAGGAGAGCGCCTTCCAGCGCGGTCGGCGCCTGTCGGCCCTGGAGCGGGAGTGGCGCGTCCGACTGGACTGCCCGGGCGACTACGACTCGTCGTCGTCGTCCAGCAGCTCCCTGTCGTCGGGGCCTTCCTCGTAG
- a CDS encoding TPM domain-containing protein, with product MARDSKPAAFLTEAEQEQVKQAVEHAERLTSGEIRVYLEGSIPWFGRNPYRRARRIFGRLGMHATAERNGVLVYLATRSQRFAIVGDEALHQHVGDAFWREIAQDMSTHFAADRFGDGLAEAVNRVGGKLAEYFPYQSDDRNELSDEIAFGR from the coding sequence ATGGCACGCGACAGCAAACCGGCGGCCTTCCTGACCGAGGCTGAACAGGAGCAGGTCAAGCAGGCGGTGGAACACGCGGAGCGGCTCACCTCGGGGGAGATCCGCGTCTACTTGGAAGGGAGCATCCCCTGGTTCGGCCGCAATCCCTACCGGCGCGCCCGGCGGATCTTCGGCCGGCTGGGCATGCACGCCACGGCGGAGCGCAACGGCGTGCTGGTCTACCTGGCCACCCGCTCCCAGCGCTTCGCCATCGTGGGGGACGAGGCCCTGCACCAGCACGTGGGGGACGCCTTCTGGCGGGAGATCGCCCAAGACATGTCCACCCACTTCGCCGCCGACCGCTTCGGGGACGGGCTGGCGGAGGCCGTGAACCGGGTGGGCGGAAAACTGGCCGAGTACTTCCCCTACCAGAGCGACGACCGCAACGAACTCTCCGACGAGATCGCCTTCGGCCGCTGA
- a CDS encoding TPM domain-containing protein, whose product MFRLRSRLWLCILLLFLTTGLLQAQQLPDPPARHFVDEAGLVSAPEADLLAEQLYAFEQRTGIQFVVAVLPEADAEIADYGNRLFAHWKIGDAKNKRGVLFLVLPNQRASRLEVAYGLEEALPDISAGRILREMKEIPRDPAAARLQFVMIRVAQAIAPDDPLAQGQLPAARPQRTKRPQGLGLLGLVGLLALLGIFGGGRRGGGMAPFIIGSILGSTLRGGGGGGGGGFGGGGFSGGGGFSGGGGASGGW is encoded by the coding sequence ATGTTCCGCCTGCGTTCCCGGCTCTGGCTGTGCATCCTGCTGCTCTTCCTGACCACGGGCCTGCTCCAGGCCCAGCAACTGCCCGACCCGCCCGCCCGTCACTTCGTGGACGAGGCCGGCCTGGTCTCCGCGCCGGAGGCCGACCTGCTGGCCGAGCAGCTCTACGCCTTCGAACAGCGCACGGGCATCCAGTTCGTGGTGGCCGTGCTGCCCGAGGCGGACGCGGAGATCGCAGACTACGGCAACCGCCTGTTCGCGCACTGGAAGATCGGCGACGCCAAGAACAAGCGCGGCGTGCTGTTCCTGGTGCTGCCCAATCAGCGCGCCTCCCGGCTGGAAGTGGCCTACGGGCTGGAAGAGGCGCTGCCCGACATCAGCGCCGGACGCATCCTGCGCGAGATGAAAGAGATTCCCCGCGATCCGGCGGCGGCCCGCCTGCAGTTCGTGATGATCCGCGTGGCCCAGGCCATCGCGCCGGACGATCCGCTGGCCCAGGGCCAGTTGCCCGCGGCGCGTCCCCAGCGCACCAAACGCCCCCAGGGCCTGGGACTGCTGGGACTGGTGGGACTGCTGGCCCTCCTGGGCATCTTTGGCGGCGGTCGACGTGGCGGCGGCATGGCGCCCTTCATCATCGGCAGCATCCTGGGCTCCACCCTGCGGGGCGGCGGCGGCGGTGGGGGCGGCGGATTCGGCGGCGGCGGGTTCTCCGGCGGCGGAGGCTTCTCCGGCGGCGGCGGCGCCAGTGGAGGGTGGTGA
- a CDS encoding LemA family protein, whose product MKKTWIILAVVAAVLLWAVLSSVGTYNRLVTQEEGVTSQWGNVENVYQRRADLIPNLVETVKGYASHEQETLTGVIEARAKATQVTAQLTPEAMNDPKTLAKFQAAQGELSSALARLMVVVEKYPDLKANQNFLDLQTQLEGSENRIAVERRMFNDLAKEFNAGIRRFPASLIAGIAGLQKHAYFEAAEGAEQAPKVDFGK is encoded by the coding sequence ATGAAGAAGACCTGGATCATCCTGGCCGTCGTCGCGGCCGTGCTGCTTTGGGCGGTGCTCAGTTCCGTCGGAACCTACAACCGCCTGGTCACCCAGGAGGAAGGCGTCACAAGCCAGTGGGGCAACGTGGAGAACGTCTACCAGCGCCGGGCCGACCTGATCCCCAACCTGGTGGAGACGGTGAAGGGCTACGCCAGCCACGAGCAGGAGACGCTCACCGGCGTGATCGAGGCCCGCGCCAAGGCCACCCAGGTGACCGCCCAGCTCACGCCGGAAGCCATGAACGATCCCAAGACCCTGGCCAAGTTCCAGGCCGCCCAGGGTGAGCTCTCCAGCGCGCTGGCCCGCCTGATGGTGGTGGTGGAGAAGTATCCGGACCTGAAGGCGAACCAGAACTTCCTGGACCTGCAGACCCAGTTGGAAGGCTCGGAGAACCGCATCGCCGTGGAGCGCCGCATGTTCAACGACCTGGCCAAGGAGTTCAACGCCGGCATCCGGCGCTTCCCGGCCTCGCTGATCGCCGGCATCGCCGGGCTGCAGAAGCACGCCTACTTCGAGGCGGCCGAGGGCGCCGAGCAGGCTCCCAAGGTGGACTTCGGCAAGTAA
- a CDS encoding DUF3788 family protein yields MALSCFADNSRPPDAAELAAALGPAAALWGELRRRAEAAHGPLQEEWKHPGKSFGWSLRLKLKERVLLYLTPQQGFLWAGIVLGERASAAALADAGLPPALRQTLADSKAYAEGRGLRLELRPGAELEPLLRLLDHKLA; encoded by the coding sequence ATGGCCCTCAGCTGCTTCGCAGACAACTCCCGGCCGCCGGACGCGGCGGAGCTGGCCGCGGCCCTCGGTCCCGCGGCGGCCCTCTGGGGCGAGCTGCGCCGCCGGGCGGAAGCCGCCCACGGGCCTCTGCAGGAGGAGTGGAAGCACCCGGGAAAGTCCTTCGGCTGGTCCCTGCGCCTGAAGCTCAAGGAGCGCGTGCTGCTCTACCTCACGCCCCAGCAGGGCTTCCTTTGGGCGGGCATCGTGCTCGGGGAGCGCGCCAGCGCCGCCGCCCTGGCGGATGCGGGCCTTCCGCCGGCCCTGCGTCAGACCCTGGCCGACAGCAAAGCCTATGCGGAAGGCCGCGGCCTGCGGCTGGAGTTGCGACCCGGCGCGGAGCTGGAGCCGCTGTTGCGCCTGCTGGACCACAAGCTGGCCTGA
- a CDS encoding CoA-binding protein: protein MSPQGGECAPAGFLTARRYALVGASRGGRKFGNTLLRELRSRGLAVTPVHPHAGELEGLPCASSLAALTEPVEALVLCVPPAQVPGLLREALAAGIPRVWLQQGSESPEAAALGRELGLELVAGQCLLLHLEPVRGLHALHRWFWRRLGQGRTARCDPPA from the coding sequence CTGAGCCCGCAAGGCGGGGAGTGCGCACCCGCCGGGTTCCTGACAGCGCGGCGCTACGCCCTGGTGGGGGCGTCCCGCGGCGGGCGCAAATTCGGCAACACCCTGCTGCGCGAGCTCCGCTCCCGGGGGCTGGCGGTGACGCCCGTCCATCCCCACGCCGGCGAGCTGGAGGGGTTGCCGTGCGCGTCCAGTCTGGCCGCGCTGACCGAGCCCGTGGAGGCGCTGGTGCTCTGCGTGCCTCCCGCGCAGGTGCCCGGGCTGCTGCGCGAGGCGCTCGCCGCTGGAATCCCCCGGGTCTGGCTGCAGCAAGGCTCCGAGAGCCCGGAGGCCGCGGCCCTGGGCCGCGAACTGGGACTGGAGCTGGTGGCCGGCCAGTGCCTGCTGCTGCACCTGGAGCCGGTGCGCGGCCTGCACGCGCTGCACCGCTGGTTCTGGCGCCGGCTGGGGCAGGGGCGGACGGCCCGGTGCGACCCGCCGGCTTGA
- a CDS encoding NAD(P)H-dependent oxidoreductase — protein sequence MRTLLLSSSLSPTSQSRQLCRRVAEALAAEPGVELDFVDLREVELRPCHLGKTPSMRDLAERIALADNYIFGMGVHCYSINDGLKLVLDNCMKGCEGKFFGILCAAGGEKSYLSTMHLTQMCMNEWRMLQLPRVVYAHDGDFRDGVLANPAVEERLELFVREFRSIGQKLIS from the coding sequence ATGAGAACTCTGCTGTTGTCCAGTTCCCTGAGCCCCACGTCCCAATCCCGTCAGCTGTGTCGCCGCGTGGCGGAGGCCCTGGCCGCCGAGCCCGGGGTGGAGCTGGATTTCGTGGACCTGCGCGAGGTGGAGCTACGCCCCTGCCATCTGGGCAAGACGCCCTCCATGCGGGACTTGGCGGAACGGATCGCGCTGGCGGACAACTACATCTTTGGAATGGGCGTGCACTGCTACAGCATCAACGACGGGCTGAAGCTGGTGCTGGACAATTGCATGAAGGGCTGCGAAGGCAAGTTCTTCGGCATCCTCTGTGCGGCGGGCGGCGAGAAGAGCTACTTGAGCACCATGCACCTCACCCAGATGTGCATGAACGAGTGGCGCATGCTGCAGCTGCCCCGGGTGGTCTACGCCCACGACGGCGACTTTCGCGACGGCGTGCTGGCCAACCCGGCCGTGGAGGAGCGGCTGGAGCTGTTCGTGCGCGAGTTCCGCAGCATCGGTCAAAAGCTGATTTCCTAG